The proteins below are encoded in one region of Streptomyces ficellus:
- a CDS encoding MFS transporter, producing MTRTSPAFHRSRSRGERRPGYLAAAAVFAIGMAGTTLPTPLYGLYRDEIGFSELMVTVVFASYAVGVICTLLLVGNHSDVAGRRPVLLCALGFGAASAVCFLLEGGLPALFTGRVLSGFSAGLLSGAGTVTVLELAAPGRKSRAGFAATAANMGGLGCGPLLSGLLAQYAPLPLTWPFLAHLALLAVAAAIVLLLPETVPHARPKARPRPQGLYVPPEVRGVFAPAALAAFAGFSLLGLFTAVAPSFVSHTLGIGNLAVTGLVVFSVFLSSTAGQSLTGRMTTRTALPLGCLVLVAGLLLVGASLWAKSLPLMVAGAVCGGLGQGLAFRAALTAVGDAAPPAHRAATVSSFFVVAYTGISLPVVGVGALTMWLGLERAGLTFTACVTVLVAATAVRLVRHPAPTRGD from the coding sequence ATGACCCGAACCTCTCCCGCGTTCCACCGAAGCCGCTCCCGCGGCGAGCGGCGCCCGGGCTACCTCGCGGCGGCCGCCGTCTTCGCCATCGGCATGGCCGGCACGACGCTCCCCACCCCGCTGTACGGGCTGTACCGCGACGAGATCGGGTTCTCCGAGCTGATGGTGACGGTCGTCTTCGCCAGCTACGCCGTCGGCGTGATCTGCACCCTCCTGCTGGTCGGCAACCACTCCGACGTGGCCGGACGGCGCCCCGTCCTGCTGTGCGCGCTCGGCTTCGGCGCCGCCAGCGCGGTGTGCTTCCTGCTGGAGGGCGGGCTGCCCGCCCTCTTCACCGGCCGGGTGCTGTCGGGCTTCTCGGCCGGGCTGCTCAGCGGCGCGGGCACCGTCACCGTGCTGGAGCTCGCGGCGCCCGGGCGGAAGTCCCGCGCCGGCTTCGCCGCGACGGCCGCGAACATGGGCGGCCTGGGCTGCGGACCCCTCCTGTCGGGGCTGCTCGCCCAATACGCCCCGCTGCCGCTGACGTGGCCGTTCCTCGCCCACCTGGCCCTGCTGGCCGTCGCCGCGGCCATCGTCCTGCTCCTGCCGGAGACCGTCCCGCACGCCCGCCCGAAGGCCCGGCCCAGGCCGCAGGGCCTGTACGTCCCCCCGGAGGTCCGCGGCGTCTTCGCGCCGGCCGCCCTCGCCGCGTTCGCCGGGTTCTCCCTCCTCGGCCTGTTCACCGCCGTGGCGCCGAGCTTCGTCTCCCACACCCTCGGCATCGGCAACCTCGCCGTCACCGGGCTCGTCGTCTTCTCGGTGTTCCTCTCCTCCACCGCGGGCCAGTCCCTGACCGGCCGCATGACCACCCGGACCGCCCTCCCGCTCGGCTGCCTGGTCCTCGTCGCCGGCCTCCTGCTCGTCGGCGCCTCGCTGTGGGCCAAGAGCCTGCCCCTGATGGTGGCCGGCGCGGTCTGCGGGGGACTCGGCCAGGGTCTCGCCTTCCGCGCCGCGCTCACCGCCGTCGGCGACGCCGCACCCCCGGCACACCGCGCCGCCACCGTCTCCTCGTTCTTCGTCGTCGCCTACACCGGCATCTCCCTGCCGGTCGTCGGCGTGGGCGCGCTGACGATGTGGCTGGGCCTGGAGCGCGCCGGGCTCACCTTCACCGCCTGCGTGACCGTCCTGGTCGCGGCCACCGCGGTGCGCCTGGTGCGGCACCCCGCCCCGACGCGCGGCGACTGA
- a CDS encoding alpha/beta fold hydrolase, producing MGEGEREGGGAVGQGSFPHRGARLAYEVAGSGPLAVYAHGGFAGRAAEDRMGLFDWAPVVAAGRRLVRYDARAHGRSTGGPVDGDYAYPALADDLLALLDHLGARGPADAMGASMGCGTVLHAAVRAPWRFSRLVLLIPPTAWTTREAYARGTREAAETVEREGVDAWLAGRTRRTPPPAVAGVPDVPPTPHERVLPSVLRGLAMSDLPPPESLARLRLPSLVLAWADDPGHPLSTAETAARLLGAGLHVSRTRADVRTWGERVAEFLTRPVDPMGATPGAGDDR from the coding sequence ATGGGAGAAGGAGAGCGGGAGGGCGGGGGCGCCGTCGGGCAGGGCTCCTTCCCGCACCGGGGGGCGCGGCTGGCCTACGAGGTGGCGGGCAGCGGTCCGCTCGCGGTGTACGCGCACGGCGGTTTCGCCGGCCGGGCCGCCGAGGACCGGATGGGCCTGTTCGACTGGGCGCCGGTGGTGGCCGCCGGGCGGCGGCTGGTCCGCTACGACGCCCGCGCGCACGGCCGCTCCACGGGCGGACCGGTGGACGGCGACTACGCCTACCCCGCCCTCGCGGACGACCTGCTGGCCCTGCTCGACCACCTGGGCGCACGCGGGCCGGCCGACGCGATGGGTGCGTCCATGGGGTGCGGGACGGTGCTGCACGCCGCCGTCCGGGCCCCGTGGCGGTTCTCCCGGCTGGTCCTGCTGATCCCGCCGACCGCTTGGACGACACGCGAGGCGTACGCGCGCGGCACCCGCGAGGCCGCGGAGACGGTCGAGCGGGAGGGGGTGGACGCCTGGCTCGCCGGGCGGACGCGCCGGACGCCTCCGCCGGCGGTGGCCGGCGTACCCGACGTCCCGCCGACACCGCACGAGCGGGTGCTGCCGTCCGTCCTGCGGGGCCTCGCCATGTCCGACCTGCCACCGCCCGAGTCGCTCGCCCGGCTGCGGCTGCCGAGCCTGGTGCTGGCCTGGGCGGACGACCCGGGCCACCCGCTGTCCACCGCGGAGACGGCGGCCCGGCTGCTGGGCGCCGGCCTCCATGTGTCCCGCACCCGCGCCGACGTCCGCACCTGGGGGGAGCGCGTCGCGGAGTTCCTCACCCGTCCCGTGGACCCGATGGGCGCAACACCAGGTGCCGGGGACGACCGGTGA
- a CDS encoding transglycosylase family protein yields MHCHRPTTGRFVTLVTTALCVSALLGLAAPDAGAAAPRPGGRVDWDAIARCESNGDWDANTGNGHYGGLQFKQSSWVAAGGLRYAPRADLATKAEQIATARRLAAMQGMGAWACARRR; encoded by the coding sequence ATGCACTGTCACCGACCCACCACCGGCCGGTTCGTCACCCTCGTCACGACAGCCCTGTGCGTGTCGGCGCTCCTGGGGCTCGCCGCCCCCGACGCCGGGGCCGCCGCGCCCCGTCCCGGCGGACGCGTCGACTGGGACGCCATCGCCCGCTGCGAGTCCAACGGCGACTGGGACGCCAACACCGGCAACGGGCACTACGGCGGGCTCCAGTTCAAGCAGTCGAGCTGGGTGGCGGCGGGCGGCCTGAGGTACGCCCCGCGCGCCGACCTGGCGACCAAGGCCGAGCAGATCGCCACGGCCCGGCGGCTCGCCGCGATGCAGGGCATGGGCGCCTGGGCGTGCGCGCGGCGCCGCTGA
- a CDS encoding AAA family ATPase, translating into MPVVHVMTGLPASGKTTEARRLQAESEGRMRRVNLDDLRAMLDIPSPGRGRSSHAHEQTVLAIQDAAVRAAVDGGFDVVVDNTHLTPHIPKRLKAAVGGEASFVVHDFTGVPLEECVRRDAERERPVGEDIIRILADKHLKARKGGWRLTGEWLNDEVPVEPYVADPALPSAVLCDIDGTLALRGDRGPYDFTRCGEDLLNVSVRQALHSFRRADGDVVVLLSGRGEEHRERTEEWLRRHDVPYDELWMRAAGDGRRDDLVKAELFDRHVRHRYAVRVSLDDRDRVVAVWRRMGLPTWQVNYGNF; encoded by the coding sequence GTGCCCGTAGTACACGTCATGACGGGCCTGCCCGCGTCCGGGAAGACCACCGAGGCGCGCCGCCTCCAGGCGGAGTCCGAGGGCCGGATGCGCCGGGTCAACCTCGACGACCTGCGCGCCATGCTCGACATACCGTCGCCGGGGCGCGGGCGGTCGTCCCACGCCCATGAGCAGACGGTGCTCGCGATCCAGGACGCGGCGGTCCGGGCGGCCGTGGACGGCGGCTTCGACGTCGTCGTGGACAACACCCACCTGACGCCGCACATCCCCAAGCGGCTCAAGGCCGCCGTCGGCGGCGAGGCGTCCTTCGTCGTGCACGACTTCACCGGTGTGCCGCTGGAGGAGTGCGTACGGCGCGACGCCGAGCGCGAGCGTCCCGTCGGCGAGGACATCATCCGCATCCTGGCCGACAAGCACCTCAAGGCCCGCAAGGGCGGGTGGCGGCTGACCGGGGAGTGGCTGAACGACGAGGTGCCCGTGGAGCCGTACGTCGCCGACCCGGCGCTGCCGTCGGCGGTGCTGTGCGACATCGACGGCACCCTGGCGCTGCGCGGGGACCGAGGCCCGTACGACTTCACCCGCTGCGGCGAAGACCTCCTCAATGTCTCGGTGCGGCAGGCCCTGCACTCCTTCCGGCGCGCCGACGGCGACGTCGTCGTGCTGCTGTCCGGGCGGGGCGAGGAGCACCGCGAGAGGACGGAGGAGTGGCTGCGGCGCCATGACGTGCCCTACGACGAGCTGTGGATGCGGGCCGCAGGCGACGGCCGCCGCGACGACCTCGTGAAGGCCGAGCTGTTCGACCGGCACGTCCGCCACCGCTACGCGGTACGGGTCTCCCTGGACGACCGGGACCGGGTCGTCGCCGTGTGGCGCCGGATGGGCCTGCCCACGTGGCAGGTGAACTACGGCAACTTCTGA
- a CDS encoding RNA ligase: MSQAHLTLQQLLPPEELAAALDAGHVTRKAHPELPLSIYTYTRACQYERIWNRVTTRCRGLVADDVTGEVVALPLPKFFNVGEHESGQPYAPALPDEPFEVYDKVDGSLAVVFHYADRWRVASKGSFISTQATWAQRRLDGKDTSALTPGVTYLAEILYPENRIVVDYGDRRDLVLLAAFGRDGTEIPLADAAPAWRPVGSVVTLRPPVPLAELLAMTESSTLPGGGAATGTEAEGFVLRFASGVRAKAKLSEYVRLHKVLTGVTERDIWRGHGVQRFAHLPAKQVAQALGCSPADVAASGGRPLDALLEQVPDEFDTWVREVIARIEKDVADRERVIDDAYASLAPFTGDRAAFARAVKALPDPAVRPAMFLRLDDRPTELVTYRSVRPEAADPFRDDQEN; encoded by the coding sequence ATGAGCCAGGCACACCTGACTCTCCAGCAGCTGCTGCCGCCGGAGGAACTGGCCGCGGCGCTCGACGCCGGGCACGTCACCCGCAAGGCACACCCCGAGCTGCCGCTGTCCATCTACACCTACACCCGCGCCTGCCAGTACGAGCGGATCTGGAACCGCGTCACCACGCGCTGCCGCGGACTCGTCGCCGACGACGTCACCGGTGAGGTCGTCGCCCTGCCCCTGCCGAAGTTCTTCAACGTCGGCGAGCACGAGTCCGGGCAGCCCTACGCGCCCGCGCTGCCCGACGAACCGTTCGAGGTGTACGACAAGGTCGACGGCAGCCTCGCCGTGGTCTTCCACTACGCGGACCGGTGGCGGGTCGCGTCCAAGGGGTCGTTCATCAGCACGCAGGCCACCTGGGCACAGCGCCGGCTCGACGGCAAGGACACCTCCGCCCTCACCCCGGGGGTGACCTACCTGGCGGAGATCCTCTACCCGGAGAACCGCATCGTCGTCGACTACGGCGACCGCCGGGACCTGGTGCTGCTCGCCGCGTTCGGCAGGGACGGCACCGAGATACCCCTGGCCGACGCTGCCCCCGCCTGGCGGCCGGTCGGCTCCGTCGTCACGCTCCGGCCGCCCGTGCCGCTCGCCGAGCTGCTGGCGATGACCGAGTCCAGCACGCTGCCCGGCGGCGGTGCCGCGACCGGGACGGAGGCGGAGGGCTTCGTCCTGCGCTTCGCCTCCGGAGTGCGCGCCAAGGCCAAACTGTCGGAGTACGTACGCCTCCACAAGGTCCTGACGGGCGTCACCGAGCGGGACATCTGGCGCGGGCACGGCGTCCAGCGCTTCGCGCACCTGCCCGCCAAGCAGGTGGCGCAGGCGCTCGGCTGCTCGCCCGCGGACGTCGCCGCGTCCGGCGGCCGCCCGCTGGACGCCCTGCTGGAGCAGGTGCCGGACGAGTTCGACACCTGGGTGCGCGAGGTGATCGCCCGGATCGAGAAGGATGTCGCGGACCGGGAGCGGGTCATCGACGACGCCTACGCGTCCCTGGCGCCGTTCACCGGCGACCGCGCCGCCTTCGCCCGCGCCGTGAAGGCCCTGCCGGACCCGGCGGTGCGCCCCGCCATGTTCCTGCGCCTCGACGACCGCCCCACGGAACTGGTGACGTACCGTTCGGTGCGACCGGAGGCGGCCGACCCCTTCCGAGACGACCAGGAGAACTGA
- a CDS encoding glycoside hydrolase family 16 protein — protein sequence MDSPRFLRRLLPPLVPLLTLAALSTALAPAPRPGAAPAPRPVAAPAAVTFADEFDGPAGSAADGAKWQTETGDNVNNHERQYYTAGNRNAALDGQGHLVITARRENPGNYQCWYGRCEYTSARLNTAGRFTTTYGRVEARMKVPRGQGMWPAFWMLGNDIGQIGWPASGEIDVMENVGFEPSTVHGTLHGPGYSGSGGIGAAHTLPGGQAFADAFHTFAVDWSPDAITWSVDGTVYQRRTPADLGGRSWVFNKPFFLILNLAVGGYWPGDPDGSTVFPGQLVVDHVRVTTGGTQPGGGPITGVGGKCVDVAGANTANGTPVQLYDCNGTAAQHWTVGSDGTLRALGKCLDVSSGGTADGTPVQLWDCNGSAAQVWAVPPARDIVNPQADKCLDATGGGTANGTRLQIWTCTGAANQKWTVRR from the coding sequence ATGGACTCCCCACGGTTCCTCCGGCGCCTGCTGCCACCCCTCGTCCCCCTCCTCACCCTCGCGGCCCTCTCCACCGCCCTCGCCCCGGCGCCCCGCCCCGGAGCCGCACCGGCACCCCGCCCCGTGGCCGCACCGGCCGCCGTCACCTTCGCGGACGAGTTCGACGGGCCGGCCGGCTCCGCCGCCGACGGCGCCAAGTGGCAGACCGAGACCGGCGACAACGTCAACAACCACGAGCGCCAGTACTACACCGCCGGCAACCGCAACGCCGCGCTCGACGGGCAGGGCCACCTGGTCATCACCGCCCGCAGGGAGAACCCCGGCAACTACCAGTGCTGGTACGGGCGTTGCGAGTACACCTCCGCCCGGCTCAACACGGCCGGCCGGTTCACCACCACCTACGGCCGGGTGGAGGCGCGGATGAAGGTCCCGCGCGGGCAGGGCATGTGGCCCGCCTTCTGGATGCTGGGCAACGACATCGGCCAGATCGGCTGGCCGGCCTCCGGCGAGATCGACGTCATGGAGAACGTGGGCTTCGAGCCGTCCACCGTCCACGGCACGCTCCACGGCCCCGGATACTCCGGCTCCGGCGGCATCGGCGCCGCCCACACCCTGCCCGGCGGGCAGGCGTTCGCCGACGCCTTCCACACCTTCGCCGTCGACTGGAGCCCGGACGCGATCACCTGGTCCGTCGACGGAACCGTCTACCAGCGGCGCACCCCCGCCGACCTCGGCGGACGGAGCTGGGTCTTCAACAAGCCCTTCTTCCTCATCCTCAACCTCGCGGTGGGCGGCTACTGGCCCGGCGACCCCGACGGCAGCACCGTCTTCCCGGGCCAACTGGTCGTGGACCACGTCCGCGTCACCACCGGGGGCACCCAGCCGGGCGGCGGCCCCATCACGGGCGTGGGCGGGAAGTGCGTGGACGTGGCAGGCGCCAACACCGCCAACGGCACCCCCGTACAGCTCTACGACTGCAACGGCACCGCCGCGCAACACTGGACCGTGGGCTCCGACGGCACCCTCCGCGCCCTCGGTAAATGCCTGGACGTCTCCTCGGGCGGCACCGCCGACGGAACGCCCGTCCAGCTGTGGGACTGCAACGGCTCGGCCGCGCAGGTGTGGGCCGTTCCCCCCGCCCGGGACATCGTCAACCCGCAGGCCGACAAGTGCCTCGACGCCACCGGCGGCGGTACGGCGAACGGCACCCGGCTCCAGATCTGGACCTGCACCGGCGCGGCGAACCAGAAGTGGACCGTGCGCCGCTGA
- a CDS encoding LysR family substrate-binding domain-containing protein, with translation MTGSDASPSFRLAYVPGVTPTKWVRIWNERLPGVPLTLVPVSAAEAPDVLRDGGADAGLVRLPIDRTDLSAIPLYTETTVVVVPKDHLVAAVEEVSAADLADDVVLHPLDDTLGWELPPGLPAKERPATTADAVELVAAGIGLLVVPQSLARLHHRKDLTYRTVTDVPQSRVALSWPEEETTDLVEHFIGIVRGRTVNSTRGPQAPAQRKAERPAKGGAARQKPAGKKPGGTTQRGGSGTTKGGRSGSPKGGRGGKPRRRS, from the coding sequence GTGACAGGCTCGGATGCATCCCCGTCGTTCCGGCTCGCCTACGTCCCGGGTGTGACGCCGACCAAGTGGGTGCGGATCTGGAACGAGCGACTGCCCGGCGTTCCGCTGACCCTCGTCCCGGTGTCCGCCGCCGAGGCGCCGGACGTGCTGCGGGACGGTGGCGCCGACGCCGGTCTCGTGCGGTTGCCGATCGACCGGACCGACCTGAGCGCCATCCCCCTCTATACCGAGACGACGGTCGTGGTGGTCCCGAAGGACCATCTCGTGGCGGCGGTCGAGGAGGTGTCCGCGGCGGACCTCGCCGACGACGTCGTCCTGCACCCGCTGGACGACACCCTCGGCTGGGAGCTGCCGCCGGGGCTGCCCGCGAAGGAGCGTCCCGCGACGACGGCGGACGCCGTCGAGCTGGTCGCGGCGGGGATCGGACTGCTGGTCGTGCCGCAGTCACTGGCGCGGCTGCACCACCGCAAGGACCTCACCTACCGGACGGTGACGGACGTCCCCCAGTCGCGGGTCGCGCTGTCGTGGCCGGAGGAGGAGACCACCGACCTGGTGGAGCACTTCATCGGCATCGTGCGCGGGCGGACCGTCAACAGCACCCGCGGACCGCAGGCACCGGCGCAGCGGAAGGCCGAGCGCCCGGCGAAGGGCGGAGCCGCCCGGCAGAAGCCCGCGGGCAAGAAGCCCGGCGGCACGACGCAGCGCGGCGGCTCCGGCACCACGAAGGGCGGCAGGTCCGGCAGTCCCAAGGGCGGCAGGGGCGGCAAGCCCCGCCGCCGCTCGTAG
- a CDS encoding DUF5997 family protein, giving the protein MKSHQTTQTMKPATAAKKLGVYLEATPAEFQEGVVSRAELNALQTDPPEWLRELRRTGPHPRPVVAAKLGVSISGLARGGVTEALTTEQIEALKAESPEWLVRERAVQAEVRKEAARIKEQQDKKAEGA; this is encoded by the coding sequence ATGAAGTCGCACCAGACCACCCAGACGATGAAGCCCGCCACGGCGGCGAAGAAGCTGGGTGTGTACCTCGAGGCCACCCCCGCCGAATTCCAGGAGGGTGTCGTCTCCCGCGCCGAGCTCAACGCGCTCCAGACCGACCCGCCCGAGTGGCTGCGGGAGCTGCGCCGCACCGGTCCGCACCCCCGGCCGGTGGTCGCGGCCAAGCTGGGCGTGTCCATCTCCGGTCTCGCCCGCGGCGGCGTCACCGAGGCGCTGACCACCGAGCAGATCGAGGCGCTGAAGGCGGAGAGCCCCGAGTGGCTGGTGCGGGAGCGCGCGGTCCAGGCCGAGGTCCGCAAGGAAGCGGCGCGGATCAAGGAGCAGCAGGACAAGAAGGCGGAGGGCGCCTGA
- a CDS encoding CBS domain-containing protein, protein MRAHDLAEPYPYVTTDDDALDAARLLAENSLPALLVLDADGLPHAIVPGSQLLRRLVPAYAVDDPLLASTVDDREVAESLAGLTVAEWVPRRLFPPPYVGPDATAMEVAALMSRTHSPLVAVIEREGDGRVRLLGTVTAARLVRYLLVRLGRSGDAHT, encoded by the coding sequence GTGCGCGCACATGATCTCGCCGAGCCCTATCCGTACGTCACCACGGACGACGACGCCCTCGACGCGGCGCGGCTGCTCGCCGAGAACTCGCTGCCGGCCCTGCTGGTCCTGGACGCGGACGGACTCCCGCACGCCATCGTGCCCGGTTCGCAACTGCTGAGACGGCTGGTCCCCGCGTACGCGGTCGACGACCCGCTGCTGGCGTCCACCGTGGACGACCGGGAGGTCGCCGAGAGCCTGGCGGGCCTCACGGTCGCCGAGTGGGTGCCGCGGCGGCTCTTCCCGCCGCCGTACGTCGGTCCGGACGCCACGGCCATGGAGGTCGCGGCGCTCATGTCCCGTACGCACAGTCCGCTGGTCGCGGTGATCGAGCGCGAGGGCGACGGCCGGGTCCGGCTCCTGGGCACCGTGACCGCCGCCCGCCTCGTGCGCTACCTCCTGGTCCGGCTCGGCCGGAGCGGCGACGCGCACACCTGA
- a CDS encoding oxygenase MpaB family protein produces MDTLRERLGRGLFTRVAGPAGPVNRARIHGTPGPRWFGPERPIRVVHGDASMFIGGLRALLLQSLHPLAMAAVAAHSGYRGDPWGRLQRTSTFLAMTTYGTADDAQRAVDQVRAVHERVRGTTARGEAYHAADPHLLAWVHVAEVDSFLTAHQRFGAHPLDAAGCDAYVADTARVAAALGVVDPPRDRAALAARLAAYRPELRATREAREAARFILLRPPLPWVARPPYAVLAANAVSTLPPWARRQLGLPRVPGVEETVVRASGHALTSTIRWAMSSAPPPARPS; encoded by the coding sequence ATGGACACCCTCCGGGAACGTCTGGGCCGTGGTCTGTTCACCCGTGTCGCGGGCCCGGCCGGGCCGGTCAACCGGGCCCGGATCCACGGCACGCCGGGGCCCCGGTGGTTCGGCCCCGAGCGGCCGATCCGCGTCGTCCACGGCGACGCGTCGATGTTCATCGGCGGGCTGCGGGCGCTGTTGCTGCAGTCCCTGCACCCGCTGGCCATGGCGGCGGTGGCGGCCCACTCCGGCTACCGGGGCGATCCGTGGGGGCGCCTCCAGCGCACCAGCACCTTCCTCGCCATGACGACGTACGGCACCGCCGACGACGCGCAGCGGGCGGTCGACCAGGTGCGGGCGGTGCACGAGCGGGTGCGGGGCACGACCGCTCGTGGCGAGGCGTACCACGCCGCCGATCCGCACCTGCTGGCCTGGGTGCACGTCGCCGAGGTCGACAGCTTCCTGACCGCCCACCAGCGCTTCGGCGCCCATCCGCTGGACGCCGCCGGCTGTGACGCGTACGTCGCCGACACCGCGCGGGTCGCGGCCGCGCTCGGGGTGGTCGATCCGCCGCGCGACCGGGCCGCGCTGGCCGCCCGGCTGGCCGCGTACCGCCCGGAGCTGCGGGCCACGCGGGAGGCGCGGGAGGCCGCCCGGTTCATCCTGCTGCGCCCGCCGCTGCCGTGGGTGGCCCGGCCGCCGTACGCGGTGCTCGCCGCGAACGCGGTGTCCACCCTGCCGCCGTGGGCGCGGCGGCAGCTCGGGCTGCCCCGGGTGCCGGGGGTGGAGGAGACCGTCGTACGGGCCTCCGGGCATGCGCTGACCAGCACGATCCGGTGGGCGATGAGCTCTGCCCCGCCGCCCGCCCGGCCGTCCTGA
- the pgm gene encoding phosphoglucomutase (alpha-D-glucose-1,6-bisphosphate-dependent) — MPNERAGRPARPEDLVDVARLVTAYYALHPDPAEPGQRVTFGTSGHRGSSLAGAFNEDHIAATSQAICEYRAGQGIDGPLFLGADTHALSEPARVTAVEVFAANGVTVLVDAADGYTPTPAVSHAILTHNRGRATGLADGVVVTPSHNPPGDGGFKYNPPNGGPAGSGATGWIQERANEIITGGLKDVRRLPYARALAAPTTGRYDFLGTYVRDLPSVLDLDAVRVAGVRIGADPLGGASVAYWGRIAEEHRLDLTVVNPATDPTWRFMTLDWDGKIRMDCSSPHAMASLIEGRDRFQIATGNDADADRHGIVTPDGGLMNPNHYLAVAIGHLFRHRERWPSEAGVGKTLVSSGMIDRVAADLGRPLVEVPVGFKWFVDGLAGGTLGFGGEESAGASFLRRDGSVWTTDKDGIVLALLASEILAVSGRSPSEHYASLTARFGEPAYARVDAPATREEKAVLGRLSPAQVTAGSLAGEPVTSVLTEAPGNGAAIGGIKVTTENAWFAARPSGTEDVYKVYAESFLGPEHLGRVQEEARAVVSAALNA; from the coding sequence ATGCCGAACGAGCGCGCGGGGCGGCCGGCGCGGCCGGAGGACCTCGTCGATGTGGCCCGGCTGGTGACCGCGTACTACGCACTGCACCCGGACCCGGCCGAGCCGGGCCAGCGCGTCACCTTCGGGACGTCCGGGCACCGCGGGTCGTCCCTGGCCGGGGCGTTCAACGAGGACCACATCGCGGCGACGAGCCAGGCGATCTGCGAGTACCGGGCCGGGCAGGGCATCGACGGCCCGCTGTTCCTCGGCGCGGACACCCACGCGCTGTCGGAGCCGGCCCGGGTGACCGCCGTCGAGGTGTTCGCGGCCAACGGGGTGACCGTCCTCGTGGACGCCGCCGACGGCTACACCCCGACCCCGGCGGTGTCCCACGCGATCCTCACGCACAACCGGGGGCGCGCCACGGGCCTCGCCGACGGTGTGGTGGTCACCCCCTCGCACAATCCGCCGGGCGACGGCGGGTTCAAATACAACCCGCCGAACGGCGGGCCGGCCGGCTCCGGGGCGACCGGCTGGATCCAGGAGCGGGCCAACGAGATCATCACGGGCGGCCTCAAGGACGTGCGGCGGCTGCCGTACGCGCGGGCGCTGGCCGCCCCGACGACGGGGCGGTACGACTTCCTCGGCACGTACGTGCGGGACCTGCCGTCCGTGCTCGACCTGGACGCCGTGCGGGTGGCGGGCGTGCGGATCGGCGCGGACCCGCTGGGCGGCGCCTCCGTCGCGTACTGGGGGCGGATCGCCGAGGAACACCGGCTCGACCTGACCGTGGTGAACCCGGCGACCGACCCCACCTGGCGGTTCATGACCCTGGACTGGGACGGGAAGATCCGGATGGACTGCTCGTCGCCGCACGCGATGGCGTCGCTGATCGAGGGGCGCGACCGGTTCCAGATCGCCACGGGCAACGACGCGGACGCCGACCGGCACGGGATCGTGACGCCGGACGGCGGTCTGATGAACCCCAACCACTACCTGGCCGTCGCCATCGGCCACCTGTTCCGCCACCGTGAGCGGTGGCCCTCCGAAGCCGGGGTCGGCAAGACCCTGGTGTCGTCCGGGATGATCGACCGGGTGGCCGCCGACCTCGGGCGGCCGCTGGTCGAAGTTCCCGTCGGGTTCAAGTGGTTCGTGGACGGGCTGGCCGGCGGAACACTCGGCTTCGGTGGCGAGGAGTCCGCGGGCGCGTCCTTCCTGCGCCGGGACGGCTCGGTGTGGACCACCGACAAGGACGGCATCGTCCTGGCGCTGCTCGCGTCGGAGATCCTGGCCGTGTCGGGGCGGTCGCCCAGTGAGCACTACGCGTCGCTCACCGCGCGGTTCGGCGAACCGGCGTACGCCCGGGTCGACGCGCCCGCGACCCGGGAGGAGAAGGCCGTTCTGGGCCGCCTCTCCCCCGCGCAGGTGACGGCCGGCAGCCTCGCCGGCGAGCCGGTCACCTCCGTGCTGACGGAGGCTCCCGGCAACGGGGCGGCCATCGGCGGGATCAAGGTGACCACGGAGAACGCCTGGTTCGCCGCGCGGCCTTCGGGCACGGAGGACGTGTACAAGGTGTACGCCGAGTCCTTCCTCGGGCCCGAACACCTGGGCCGGGTGCAGGAGGAGGCCCGCGCGGTCGTCTCGGCCGCGCTGAACGCCTGA